The following coding sequences lie in one Drosophila sulfurigaster albostrigata strain 15112-1811.04 chromosome 2R, ASM2355843v2, whole genome shotgun sequence genomic window:
- the LOC133837298 gene encoding leucine-rich repeat-containing protein 40 isoform X4 — protein MLADIFSMCRALAARGSVSVIPVKIASSRERSKTTPRKQLTSFCICGPHAHPRRLRRRYYQIREFQMASSGDELESEDPDDELELDDQPEAAAAPIPERLYDINDADEDSKAANLEALTLNEEDAWWNQQPLNNLDLSSNALTHISPKIENLNTLTVLQLHDNALVALPPQIGKLEKLVRLNLSHNKLKELPPDLFSLPELRHLNISHNEFIELDPDISNLHMLEFLDASNNNIKSLPGGIGFLVRLTALLLPNNHIKELPPDIVNMRSLQKLDLMKNDLVALPEDMGLLRKLQCLYVQHNDIKELPSFEGNESLNELHASNNFIEQVPKDLCANLPHLKIFDLRDNKISEIPDEVHLLRNLTRLDVTNNSIHQLPVALAHLAHLVSLQVEGNPIKSIRRDIIQCGTTRILKTLQERAQAKDRQGGGADVQTSPAAVECQAQSELPAGNVDKYKLRHTRTLAVNLEGLTQVPDQVFEVAAAENVHVVDFARNQLKQLPNGLQLMSKLVTELVLSQNAIVVVQPFISQFTRISYLNLSNNLLTDLPNEFGVLNTLRELNIGNNRLTFIPKALYELQGLEILLANDNHITALNVAGLENMGRLNTLDLRNNDIESIPAILGNLTNIKHLELIGNPFRQPRHQILMKGTDAIMSYLRDRIPT, from the exons ATGCTAGCTGACATTTTTAGTATGTGCCGTGCGCTTGCTGCTCGCGGAAGTGTCAGCGTCATTCCCGTCAAGATTGCGTCGTCCAGGGAACGGTCGAAAACAACGCCACGCAAACAGCTCACATCGTTTTGCATATGTGGTCCGCATGCGCATCCGCGACGCCTGCGACGACGCTACTATCAGATACGTGAATTCCAAATGGCCTCCTCGGGCGACGAGCTGGAGAGCGAGGATCCCGACGATGAGCTCGAACTAGATGATCAACCAgaagctgccgctgctccCA ttcCCGAACGTCTCTATGACATCAACGATGCGGATGAGGACAGTAAAGCAGCAAATCTGGAGGCATTAACTCTTAACGAGGAGGACGCCTGGTGGAATCAGCAGCCACTCAACAATTTGGATTTGAGCTCCAATGCTCTCACACACATCTCGCCCAAGATTGAGAATCTAAATACTTTGACGGTGTTGCAGCTGCATGATAATGCTCTGGTTGCCTTGCCGCCGCAAATTGGCAAACTGGAGAAATTGGTGCGCTTGAATTTGAGCCACAACAAGCTTAAAGAGCTGCCTCCGGATCTCTTCAGTTTGCCAGAGTTGCGGCATCTGAATATCTCGCACAACGAGTTCATCGAACTCGATCCGGACATTAGCAATCTGCACATGCTGGAGTTCTTG GATGCTAGtaacaataacattaaaagCTTGCCCGGCGGCATTGGGTTCCTGGTGCGTCTAACAGCGCTGCTCCTGCCCAATAACCACATCAAGGAGTTGCCGCCCGACATTGTCAACATGCGCT CTCTACAGAAGCTGGATCTGATGAAGAACGATCTGGTGGCCTTGCCCGAGGACATGGGATTGCTGCGCAAGCTGCAGTGTCTCTATGTACAACATAATGACATCAAGGAGCTGCCCAGCTTCGAGGGTAACGAGTCGCTTAATGAGTTGCACGCCAGCAACAATTTTATCGAG CAAGTGCCCAAGGATTTATGTGCCAATTTGCCGCATCTGAAGATCTTTGATTTGCGTGACAATAAAATAAGCGAAATCCCAGATGAAGTGCATTTGCTGCGCAATCTCACTCGCCTCGATGTCACGAACAATTCCATTCATCAGCTGCCAGTTGCTTTAGCTCATTTGGCACATTTGGTCAGCCTGCAAGTGGAAGGGAATCCCATCAAAAGCATTCGTCGCGATATTATACAATGCGGCACTACGCGCATTCTGAAGACGCTCCAAGAACGCGCTCAGGCCAAGGATCGCCAAGGAGGAGGCGCCGATGTCCAGACTAGCCCAGCAGCTGTTGAGTGTCAAGCGCAGTCTGAGCTGCCTGCTGGCAATGTGGACAA ATACAAATTGCGACATACACGCACATTAGCAGTCAATTTAGAAGGTCTTACTCAAGTACCGGATCAGGTCTTTGAGGTGGCTGCCGCTGAAAATGTGCACGTCGTTGACTTTGCGCGCAATCAGCTCAAACAGTTGCCTAATGG CTTGCAGCTCATGTCGAAGCTGGTCACAGAGCTCGTGCTCTCCCAGAATGCCATTGTCGTGGTGCAGCCTTTCATCTCGCAATTTACGCGCATTTCGTATTTGAATCTATCCAACAATCTGCTCACGGATCTGCCAAATGAATTTGGCGTACTGAATACGCTGCGTGAACTCAATATTGGCAACAATCG CCTTACCTTCATACCCAAGGCATTGTATGAGCTGCAGGGCTTGGAAATCTTGTTGGCCAACGACAATCACATTACGGCCTTGAATGTGGCGGGTCTGGAAAACATGGGACGACTAAATACGCTGGATTTGCGTAACAATGATATTGAGTCCATACCGGCCATATTGGGCAACCTGACAAACATAAA ACACTTGGAGCTGATTGGCAATCCATTCCGGCAGCCGCGTCATCAGATCCTCATGAAGGGCACCGATGCCATAATGTCGTACCTGCGCGATCGCATTCCCACCTAA
- the LOC133837299 gene encoding carotenoid isomerooxygenase, with protein sequence MSARVFKSFMRDFFAVKYDERRDNPEATRLDGNGRYYPNCSSDVWLRSCEREIVDPIEGHHSGHIPSWLNGSLLRNGPGSWKVGDMTFGHLFDCSALLHRFAIKGGHVTYQNRFVDTQTLQKNRAAQRIVITEFGTAAVPDPCHSIFDKFSAMFRADSGTDNSMISIYPFGDQYYTFTETPFMHRINPCTLATEGRICTTDYVGIINHTSHPHVLPSGTVYNLGTSMTKSGPAYSIICFPHGQQMFEDAHIVATLPCRWKLHPGYMHTFGLTEHYFVIVEQPLSVSLTEYVKAQLSNQNLSACLKWYEDKPTLFHLIERTTGKLLQSYESEAFFYLHIINSYEQDGHVVVDICSYKNPEMINCMYLDAIANMQTNPDYAKLFRGRPLRFVLPLGAAPSKRRLVKSMSLVGLAGVATNSPATRMRHSASQYADISYMATNSKQEQQQEEQQTGINLVSLAGSQAEAYQTPTGIFLRPEMLCDWGCETPRIFYERHMGKSYRYFYAISSDVDAHNPGTLIKVDVQEKTCKTWCEPNVYPSEPIFVPSPEPQSEDDGVILASMVVGGLNDRYVGLIVLCAKTMTELGRCDFHTNGPVPKCLHGWFAANTV encoded by the exons ATGTCCGCTCGTGTCTTCAAAAGTTTTATGCGCGACTTCTTTGCG GTCAAGTACGATGAGCGTCGCGACAATCCGGAAGCCACGCGCTTGGATGGCAACGGTCGCTACTATCCCAACTGCTCCTCGGATGTCTGGCTGCGTTCTTGCGAGCGCGAGATTGTCGATCCCATCGAGGGTCATCACAGTGGCCACATTCCCAGCTGGCTTAATGGCAGCCTCTTGCGGAATGGTCCCGGCAGCTGGAAAGTGGGCGACATGACTTTCGGACACCTCTTTGACTGCTCGGCGCTGCTGCATCGCTTTGCTATTAAAGGCGGTCATGTTACTTATCAGAATCGCTTTGTGGACACGCAAACGTTGCAGAAGAATCGCGCTGCGCAACGAATTGTGATTACAGAGTTTGGCACGGCGGCTGTTCCAGATCCTTGTCACAGCATCTTTGACAAGTTTAGCGCCATGTTTCGAGCGGATAGTGGAACGGATAACTCGATGATATCCATTTATCCCTTTGGCGATCAGTATTATACTTTTACGGAGACACCTTTTATGCATCg CATTAATCCCTGCACCTTGGCCACTGAGGGACGCATCTGCACCACAGACTATGTGGGCATCATCAATCACACATCGCATCCCCATGTGCTGCCCAGTGGCACCGTTTACAACCTGGGAACCAGCATGACCAAGTCTGGCCCGGCTTACTCAATCATTTGCTTTCCCCATGGCCAGCAAATGTTCGAGGATGCGCACATTGTGGCCACGTTGCCTTGTCGTTGGAAACTGCATCCTGGATATATGCACACTTTTGGCTTAACAGAGCACTACTTTGTGATTGTGGAGCAGCCGCTTTCGGTTTCGCTGACAGAATATGTCAAGGCGCAGCTATCGAATCAGAATCTTTCTGCATGTCTTAAATGGTACGAGGATAAACCAACGTTGTTTCATTTGATCGAGCGCACTACAGGAAAATTACTGCAGAGCTACGAATCGGAGGCATTTTTCTATCTGCACATCATCAATAGCTATGAACAAGATGGTCATGTGGTGGTCGATATATGCAGCTACAAGAATCCTGAGATGATCAACTGCATGTATCTGGATGCGATTGCCAACATGCAAACGAATCCCGATTATGCTAAACTCTTTCGTGGTCGTCCGCTGCGCTTTGTGCTGCCTTTGGGAGCTGCTCCTAGCAAGCGGCGATTGGTGAAATCGATGTCCCTGGTGGGTTTAGCTGGTGTGGCCACAAACTCGCCTGCCACACGCATGCGACACTCTGCCTCACAGTATGCGGACATTAGCTACATGGCCACCAACAGcaagcaagagcagcagcaagaggaACAGCAAACTGGTATCAATTTGGTCAGCTTAGCGGGTAGTCAAGCGGAGGCTTATCAGACACCAACTGGCATCTTTTTGCGTCCGGAGATGCTTTGCGATTGGGGCTGCGAGACGCCGCGCATTTTTTACGAGCGTCACATGGGCAAAAGCTATCGCTACTTTTACGCCATCAGCTCCGATGTGGATGCACACAATCCAGGCACA CTCATCAAGGTTGATGTTCAGGAGAAAACCTGCAAGACCTGGTGTGAACCCAATGTCTATCCCAGCGAGCCAATTTTTGTGCCTTCCCCGGAGCCGCAGAGCGAGGACGATGGCGTCATCTTGGCCTCCATGGTGGTGGGTGGACTCAACGATCGCTATGTGGGTCTGATTGTGCTGTGTGCCAAGACCATGACGGAGCTGGGACGCTGCGATTTTCACACCAATGGCCCGGTGCCGAAGTGTTTGCATGGCTGGTTTGCAGCCAACACAGTTTAG
- the LOC133837298 gene encoding leucine-rich repeat-containing protein 40 isoform X3, with protein sequence MQSNMMSNVDPSNILSPFNICECDNAADYSGDFNPEPSLSHPCFTHYGCPFEMSHNRQQQQSEQPSKNNFGNGVAATSRIPTRGAARPRLSPRINQSFRPVFHERANAEDAALLTNTLWKQARKSGNLSLTNKGMARVPERLYDINDADEDSKAANLEALTLNEEDAWWNQQPLNNLDLSSNALTHISPKIENLNTLTVLQLHDNALVALPPQIGKLEKLVRLNLSHNKLKELPPDLFSLPELRHLNISHNEFIELDPDISNLHMLEFLDASNNNIKSLPGGIGFLVRLTALLLPNNHIKELPPDIVNMRSLQKLDLMKNDLVALPEDMGLLRKLQCLYVQHNDIKELPSFEGNESLNELHASNNFIEQVPKDLCANLPHLKIFDLRDNKISEIPDEVHLLRNLTRLDVTNNSIHQLPVALAHLAHLVSLQVEGNPIKSIRRDIIQCGTTRILKTLQERAQAKDRQGGGADVQTSPAAVECQAQSELPAGNVDKYKLRHTRTLAVNLEGLTQVPDQVFEVAAAENVHVVDFARNQLKQLPNGLQLMSKLVTELVLSQNAIVVVQPFISQFTRISYLNLSNNLLTDLPNEFGVLNTLRELNIGNNRLTFIPKALYELQGLEILLANDNHITALNVAGLENMGRLNTLDLRNNDIESIPAILGNLTNIKHLELIGNPFRQPRHQILMKGTDAIMSYLRDRIPT encoded by the exons ATGCAATCCAATATGATGAG TAACGTTGACCCCAGCAACATACTCAGTCCGTTTAATATCTGTGAATGCGACAACGCCGCCGACTACAGCGGTGACTTTAATCCCGAGCCCAGTCTATCGCATCCCTGTTTTACGCACTACGGTTGCCCTTTCGAAATGAGCCACAaccgccaacaacagcagtcgGAGCAACCGTCCAAGAACAACTTTGGCAATGGTGTCGCCGCCACAAGTCGCATTCCAACCAGAGGAGCAGCTCGGCCACGCCTCTCGCCGCGCATCAATCAATCGTTTCGGCCAGTGTTCCATGAGAGGGCCAACGCTGAGGATGCGGCGTTGTTGACCAACACACTGTGGAAGCAGGCACGCAAATCGGGCAACCTCAGTCTCACTAACAAGGGCATGGCACGCG ttcCCGAACGTCTCTATGACATCAACGATGCGGATGAGGACAGTAAAGCAGCAAATCTGGAGGCATTAACTCTTAACGAGGAGGACGCCTGGTGGAATCAGCAGCCACTCAACAATTTGGATTTGAGCTCCAATGCTCTCACACACATCTCGCCCAAGATTGAGAATCTAAATACTTTGACGGTGTTGCAGCTGCATGATAATGCTCTGGTTGCCTTGCCGCCGCAAATTGGCAAACTGGAGAAATTGGTGCGCTTGAATTTGAGCCACAACAAGCTTAAAGAGCTGCCTCCGGATCTCTTCAGTTTGCCAGAGTTGCGGCATCTGAATATCTCGCACAACGAGTTCATCGAACTCGATCCGGACATTAGCAATCTGCACATGCTGGAGTTCTTG GATGCTAGtaacaataacattaaaagCTTGCCCGGCGGCATTGGGTTCCTGGTGCGTCTAACAGCGCTGCTCCTGCCCAATAACCACATCAAGGAGTTGCCGCCCGACATTGTCAACATGCGCT CTCTACAGAAGCTGGATCTGATGAAGAACGATCTGGTGGCCTTGCCCGAGGACATGGGATTGCTGCGCAAGCTGCAGTGTCTCTATGTACAACATAATGACATCAAGGAGCTGCCCAGCTTCGAGGGTAACGAGTCGCTTAATGAGTTGCACGCCAGCAACAATTTTATCGAG CAAGTGCCCAAGGATTTATGTGCCAATTTGCCGCATCTGAAGATCTTTGATTTGCGTGACAATAAAATAAGCGAAATCCCAGATGAAGTGCATTTGCTGCGCAATCTCACTCGCCTCGATGTCACGAACAATTCCATTCATCAGCTGCCAGTTGCTTTAGCTCATTTGGCACATTTGGTCAGCCTGCAAGTGGAAGGGAATCCCATCAAAAGCATTCGTCGCGATATTATACAATGCGGCACTACGCGCATTCTGAAGACGCTCCAAGAACGCGCTCAGGCCAAGGATCGCCAAGGAGGAGGCGCCGATGTCCAGACTAGCCCAGCAGCTGTTGAGTGTCAAGCGCAGTCTGAGCTGCCTGCTGGCAATGTGGACAA ATACAAATTGCGACATACACGCACATTAGCAGTCAATTTAGAAGGTCTTACTCAAGTACCGGATCAGGTCTTTGAGGTGGCTGCCGCTGAAAATGTGCACGTCGTTGACTTTGCGCGCAATCAGCTCAAACAGTTGCCTAATGG CTTGCAGCTCATGTCGAAGCTGGTCACAGAGCTCGTGCTCTCCCAGAATGCCATTGTCGTGGTGCAGCCTTTCATCTCGCAATTTACGCGCATTTCGTATTTGAATCTATCCAACAATCTGCTCACGGATCTGCCAAATGAATTTGGCGTACTGAATACGCTGCGTGAACTCAATATTGGCAACAATCG CCTTACCTTCATACCCAAGGCATTGTATGAGCTGCAGGGCTTGGAAATCTTGTTGGCCAACGACAATCACATTACGGCCTTGAATGTGGCGGGTCTGGAAAACATGGGACGACTAAATACGCTGGATTTGCGTAACAATGATATTGAGTCCATACCGGCCATATTGGGCAACCTGACAAACATAAA ACACTTGGAGCTGATTGGCAATCCATTCCGGCAGCCGCGTCATCAGATCCTCATGAAGGGCACCGATGCCATAATGTCGTACCTGCGCGATCGCATTCCCACCTAA
- the LOC133837298 gene encoding leucine-rich repeat-containing protein 40 isoform X1, producing the protein MQSNMMSNVDPSNILSPFNICECDNAADYSGDFNPEPSLSHPCFTHYGCPFEMSHNRQQQQSEQPSKNNFGNGVAATSRIPTRGAARPRLSPRINQSFRPVFHERANAEDAALLTNTLWKQARKSGNLSLTNKGMARVPERLYDINDADEDSKAANLEALTLNEEDAWWNQQPLNNLDLSSNALTHISPKIENLNTLTVLQLHDNALVALPPQIGKLEKLVRLNLSHNKLKELPPDLFSLPELRHLNISHNEFIELDPDISNLHMLEFLDASNNNIKSLPGGIGFLVRLTALLLPNNHIKELPPDIVNMRSLQKLDLMKNDLVALPEDMGLLRKLQCLYVQHNDIKELPSFEGNESLNELHASNNFIEQVPKDLCANLPHLKIFDLRDNKISEIPDEVHLLRNLTRLDVTNNSIHQLPVALAHLAHLVSLQVEGNPIKSIRRDIIQCGTTRILKTLQERAQAKDRQGGGADVQTSPAAVECQAQSELPAGNVDNYRHHQHVAPVQANYNIEYQRQFQSQYFMQMQQQEEQQQQLPQQQPPQCPVYYGQFTHQAEHLNSQASQFQFDPQAAQFNPQVAQFNPYSQMPGCGPYMPEQPHQLNYRQSFARIPNFYRRTFCLKGSQITLPVPCNYVGYKLRHTRTLAVNLEGLTQVPDQVFEVAAAENVHVVDFARNQLKQLPNGLQLMSKLVTELVLSQNAIVVVQPFISQFTRISYLNLSNNLLTDLPNEFGVLNTLRELNIGNNRLTFIPKALYELQGLEILLANDNHITALNVAGLENMGRLNTLDLRNNDIESIPAILGNLTNIKHLELIGNPFRQPRHQILMKGTDAIMSYLRDRIPT; encoded by the exons ATGCAATCCAATATGATGAG TAACGTTGACCCCAGCAACATACTCAGTCCGTTTAATATCTGTGAATGCGACAACGCCGCCGACTACAGCGGTGACTTTAATCCCGAGCCCAGTCTATCGCATCCCTGTTTTACGCACTACGGTTGCCCTTTCGAAATGAGCCACAaccgccaacaacagcagtcgGAGCAACCGTCCAAGAACAACTTTGGCAATGGTGTCGCCGCCACAAGTCGCATTCCAACCAGAGGAGCAGCTCGGCCACGCCTCTCGCCGCGCATCAATCAATCGTTTCGGCCAGTGTTCCATGAGAGGGCCAACGCTGAGGATGCGGCGTTGTTGACCAACACACTGTGGAAGCAGGCACGCAAATCGGGCAACCTCAGTCTCACTAACAAGGGCATGGCACGCG ttcCCGAACGTCTCTATGACATCAACGATGCGGATGAGGACAGTAAAGCAGCAAATCTGGAGGCATTAACTCTTAACGAGGAGGACGCCTGGTGGAATCAGCAGCCACTCAACAATTTGGATTTGAGCTCCAATGCTCTCACACACATCTCGCCCAAGATTGAGAATCTAAATACTTTGACGGTGTTGCAGCTGCATGATAATGCTCTGGTTGCCTTGCCGCCGCAAATTGGCAAACTGGAGAAATTGGTGCGCTTGAATTTGAGCCACAACAAGCTTAAAGAGCTGCCTCCGGATCTCTTCAGTTTGCCAGAGTTGCGGCATCTGAATATCTCGCACAACGAGTTCATCGAACTCGATCCGGACATTAGCAATCTGCACATGCTGGAGTTCTTG GATGCTAGtaacaataacattaaaagCTTGCCCGGCGGCATTGGGTTCCTGGTGCGTCTAACAGCGCTGCTCCTGCCCAATAACCACATCAAGGAGTTGCCGCCCGACATTGTCAACATGCGCT CTCTACAGAAGCTGGATCTGATGAAGAACGATCTGGTGGCCTTGCCCGAGGACATGGGATTGCTGCGCAAGCTGCAGTGTCTCTATGTACAACATAATGACATCAAGGAGCTGCCCAGCTTCGAGGGTAACGAGTCGCTTAATGAGTTGCACGCCAGCAACAATTTTATCGAG CAAGTGCCCAAGGATTTATGTGCCAATTTGCCGCATCTGAAGATCTTTGATTTGCGTGACAATAAAATAAGCGAAATCCCAGATGAAGTGCATTTGCTGCGCAATCTCACTCGCCTCGATGTCACGAACAATTCCATTCATCAGCTGCCAGTTGCTTTAGCTCATTTGGCACATTTGGTCAGCCTGCAAGTGGAAGGGAATCCCATCAAAAGCATTCGTCGCGATATTATACAATGCGGCACTACGCGCATTCTGAAGACGCTCCAAGAACGCGCTCAGGCCAAGGATCGCCAAGGAGGAGGCGCCGATGTCCAGACTAGCCCAGCAGCTGTTGAGTGTCAAGCGCAGTCTGAGCTGCCTGCTGGCAATGTGGACAA CTATCGGCATCATCAGCATGTGGCGCCTGTGCAGGCGAATTACAACATTGAGTATCAGCGTCAGTTTCAGAGTCagtattttatgcaaatgcaacagcaagaggagcagcagcaacaactaccgcagcagcagccacctcAGTGTCCTGTTTACTATGGACAGTTTACACATCAAGCGGAGCACTTGAATTCCCAGGCATCGCAGTTTCAATTTGATCCTCAAGCCGCGCAGTTTAATCCGCAAGTTGCACAATTTAATCCTTATTCGCAAATGCCAGGCTGTGGTCCCTATATGCCCGAACAACCACACCAGCTAAACTATCGACAATCCTTTGCGCGCATTCCCAACTTTTACCGCCGCACATTCTGCCTCAAAGGGAGCCAAATTACTCTGCCTGTGCCGTGCAATTACGTTGG ATACAAATTGCGACATACACGCACATTAGCAGTCAATTTAGAAGGTCTTACTCAAGTACCGGATCAGGTCTTTGAGGTGGCTGCCGCTGAAAATGTGCACGTCGTTGACTTTGCGCGCAATCAGCTCAAACAGTTGCCTAATGG CTTGCAGCTCATGTCGAAGCTGGTCACAGAGCTCGTGCTCTCCCAGAATGCCATTGTCGTGGTGCAGCCTTTCATCTCGCAATTTACGCGCATTTCGTATTTGAATCTATCCAACAATCTGCTCACGGATCTGCCAAATGAATTTGGCGTACTGAATACGCTGCGTGAACTCAATATTGGCAACAATCG CCTTACCTTCATACCCAAGGCATTGTATGAGCTGCAGGGCTTGGAAATCTTGTTGGCCAACGACAATCACATTACGGCCTTGAATGTGGCGGGTCTGGAAAACATGGGACGACTAAATACGCTGGATTTGCGTAACAATGATATTGAGTCCATACCGGCCATATTGGGCAACCTGACAAACATAAA ACACTTGGAGCTGATTGGCAATCCATTCCGGCAGCCGCGTCATCAGATCCTCATGAAGGGCACCGATGCCATAATGTCGTACCTGCGCGATCGCATTCCCACCTAA
- the LOC133837298 gene encoding leucine-rich repeat-containing protein 40 isoform X2, giving the protein MLADIFSMCRALAARGSVSVIPVKIASSRERSKTTPRKQLTSFCICGPHAHPRRLRRRYYQIREFQMASSGDELESEDPDDELELDDQPEAAAAPIPERLYDINDADEDSKAANLEALTLNEEDAWWNQQPLNNLDLSSNALTHISPKIENLNTLTVLQLHDNALVALPPQIGKLEKLVRLNLSHNKLKELPPDLFSLPELRHLNISHNEFIELDPDISNLHMLEFLDASNNNIKSLPGGIGFLVRLTALLLPNNHIKELPPDIVNMRSLQKLDLMKNDLVALPEDMGLLRKLQCLYVQHNDIKELPSFEGNESLNELHASNNFIEQVPKDLCANLPHLKIFDLRDNKISEIPDEVHLLRNLTRLDVTNNSIHQLPVALAHLAHLVSLQVEGNPIKSIRRDIIQCGTTRILKTLQERAQAKDRQGGGADVQTSPAAVECQAQSELPAGNVDNYRHHQHVAPVQANYNIEYQRQFQSQYFMQMQQQEEQQQQLPQQQPPQCPVYYGQFTHQAEHLNSQASQFQFDPQAAQFNPQVAQFNPYSQMPGCGPYMPEQPHQLNYRQSFARIPNFYRRTFCLKGSQITLPVPCNYVGYKLRHTRTLAVNLEGLTQVPDQVFEVAAAENVHVVDFARNQLKQLPNGLQLMSKLVTELVLSQNAIVVVQPFISQFTRISYLNLSNNLLTDLPNEFGVLNTLRELNIGNNRLTFIPKALYELQGLEILLANDNHITALNVAGLENMGRLNTLDLRNNDIESIPAILGNLTNIKHLELIGNPFRQPRHQILMKGTDAIMSYLRDRIPT; this is encoded by the exons ATGCTAGCTGACATTTTTAGTATGTGCCGTGCGCTTGCTGCTCGCGGAAGTGTCAGCGTCATTCCCGTCAAGATTGCGTCGTCCAGGGAACGGTCGAAAACAACGCCACGCAAACAGCTCACATCGTTTTGCATATGTGGTCCGCATGCGCATCCGCGACGCCTGCGACGACGCTACTATCAGATACGTGAATTCCAAATGGCCTCCTCGGGCGACGAGCTGGAGAGCGAGGATCCCGACGATGAGCTCGAACTAGATGATCAACCAgaagctgccgctgctccCA ttcCCGAACGTCTCTATGACATCAACGATGCGGATGAGGACAGTAAAGCAGCAAATCTGGAGGCATTAACTCTTAACGAGGAGGACGCCTGGTGGAATCAGCAGCCACTCAACAATTTGGATTTGAGCTCCAATGCTCTCACACACATCTCGCCCAAGATTGAGAATCTAAATACTTTGACGGTGTTGCAGCTGCATGATAATGCTCTGGTTGCCTTGCCGCCGCAAATTGGCAAACTGGAGAAATTGGTGCGCTTGAATTTGAGCCACAACAAGCTTAAAGAGCTGCCTCCGGATCTCTTCAGTTTGCCAGAGTTGCGGCATCTGAATATCTCGCACAACGAGTTCATCGAACTCGATCCGGACATTAGCAATCTGCACATGCTGGAGTTCTTG GATGCTAGtaacaataacattaaaagCTTGCCCGGCGGCATTGGGTTCCTGGTGCGTCTAACAGCGCTGCTCCTGCCCAATAACCACATCAAGGAGTTGCCGCCCGACATTGTCAACATGCGCT CTCTACAGAAGCTGGATCTGATGAAGAACGATCTGGTGGCCTTGCCCGAGGACATGGGATTGCTGCGCAAGCTGCAGTGTCTCTATGTACAACATAATGACATCAAGGAGCTGCCCAGCTTCGAGGGTAACGAGTCGCTTAATGAGTTGCACGCCAGCAACAATTTTATCGAG CAAGTGCCCAAGGATTTATGTGCCAATTTGCCGCATCTGAAGATCTTTGATTTGCGTGACAATAAAATAAGCGAAATCCCAGATGAAGTGCATTTGCTGCGCAATCTCACTCGCCTCGATGTCACGAACAATTCCATTCATCAGCTGCCAGTTGCTTTAGCTCATTTGGCACATTTGGTCAGCCTGCAAGTGGAAGGGAATCCCATCAAAAGCATTCGTCGCGATATTATACAATGCGGCACTACGCGCATTCTGAAGACGCTCCAAGAACGCGCTCAGGCCAAGGATCGCCAAGGAGGAGGCGCCGATGTCCAGACTAGCCCAGCAGCTGTTGAGTGTCAAGCGCAGTCTGAGCTGCCTGCTGGCAATGTGGACAA CTATCGGCATCATCAGCATGTGGCGCCTGTGCAGGCGAATTACAACATTGAGTATCAGCGTCAGTTTCAGAGTCagtattttatgcaaatgcaacagcaagaggagcagcagcaacaactaccgcagcagcagccacctcAGTGTCCTGTTTACTATGGACAGTTTACACATCAAGCGGAGCACTTGAATTCCCAGGCATCGCAGTTTCAATTTGATCCTCAAGCCGCGCAGTTTAATCCGCAAGTTGCACAATTTAATCCTTATTCGCAAATGCCAGGCTGTGGTCCCTATATGCCCGAACAACCACACCAGCTAAACTATCGACAATCCTTTGCGCGCATTCCCAACTTTTACCGCCGCACATTCTGCCTCAAAGGGAGCCAAATTACTCTGCCTGTGCCGTGCAATTACGTTGG ATACAAATTGCGACATACACGCACATTAGCAGTCAATTTAGAAGGTCTTACTCAAGTACCGGATCAGGTCTTTGAGGTGGCTGCCGCTGAAAATGTGCACGTCGTTGACTTTGCGCGCAATCAGCTCAAACAGTTGCCTAATGG CTTGCAGCTCATGTCGAAGCTGGTCACAGAGCTCGTGCTCTCCCAGAATGCCATTGTCGTGGTGCAGCCTTTCATCTCGCAATTTACGCGCATTTCGTATTTGAATCTATCCAACAATCTGCTCACGGATCTGCCAAATGAATTTGGCGTACTGAATACGCTGCGTGAACTCAATATTGGCAACAATCG CCTTACCTTCATACCCAAGGCATTGTATGAGCTGCAGGGCTTGGAAATCTTGTTGGCCAACGACAATCACATTACGGCCTTGAATGTGGCGGGTCTGGAAAACATGGGACGACTAAATACGCTGGATTTGCGTAACAATGATATTGAGTCCATACCGGCCATATTGGGCAACCTGACAAACATAAA ACACTTGGAGCTGATTGGCAATCCATTCCGGCAGCCGCGTCATCAGATCCTCATGAAGGGCACCGATGCCATAATGTCGTACCTGCGCGATCGCATTCCCACCTAA